A genomic window from Punica granatum isolate Tunisia-2019 chromosome 2, ASM765513v2, whole genome shotgun sequence includes:
- the LOC116194696 gene encoding TBC1 domain family member 13-like isoform X2 codes for MVKKRVPDWLNNSLWSSRPPPDDERILRYADPDPPAEPPAPAAPAPDPPRPEPDDSRRRANDDENGVSESPSAEEISRQSQLLTELSSKVINMRELRRIASLGIPDGAGIRPVVWKLLLGYLPPDRALWLSELAKKRSQYKNFKTELLMNPDAEIIEQIDRDVKRTHPDMPFFSGDSQYAKSNQEALRSILIVFAKLNPGIRYVQGMNEVLAPLFYVFRNDTDLDNARAAEADTFFCFSELLSGFRDNLCQQLDNSVVGIRSTLTRLSQLLKEHDEELWRHLEVTTKVNPQFYAFRWITLLLTQEFNFADSIRIWDTLLSDPEGPQETLLRVCCAMLILVRRRLLAGDFTSNLKLLQHYPSTNISHLMYVANKLRAKLSC; via the exons ATGGTCAAGAAGCGAGTGCCTGATTGGCTTAACAACTCGCTCTGGTCCTCGAGGCCCCCGCCCGACGATGAGCGCATCCTCCGGTACGCTGACCCCGACCCGCCTGCAGAGCCTCCGGCGCCGGCCGCCCCTGCCCCGGACCCTCCTAGGCCGGAGCCTGATGATTCCAGGAGACGCGCAAATGACGATGAAAACGGAGTTTCCGAAAGCCCTTCCGCCGAGGAAATCTCGCGACAGTCTCAGCTCTTGACGGAG CTGTCGAGTAAGGTGATAAACATGCGTGAGTTGAGGAGAATTGCGTCCCTGGGAATACCGGATGGTGCCGGGATTCGTCCAGTGGTGTGGAAG CTTTTGCTGGGGTATTTGCCCCCAGATCGTGCGCTTTGGCTGTCTGAACTTGCCAAGAAGAGATCACAGTACAAAAACTTCAAGACAGAGCTTTTGATGAATCCT GATGCAGAGATTATTGAACAGATTGATAGGGATGTCAAACGTACTCATCCAGACATGCCTTTCTTCTCTGGAGATTCACAATATGCAAAATCCAATCAG GAGGCTCTAAGGAGTATTCTGATTGTATTTGCAAAGTTAAATCCTGGCATAAGATATGTCCAAGGAATGAATGAGGTTTTGGCTCCACTATTCTATGTATTCAGAAACGATACTGATCTAGATAATGCG AGAGCAGCTGAGGCAGATACATTCTTTTGCTTCTCTGAGTTATTGAGTGGATTTCGAGATAACTTGTGTCAGCAACTGGACAACAGTGTCGTGGGAATCCGTTCAACACTTACAAGGTTGTCACAGCTCCTAAAGGAGCATGACGAGGAACTGTGGCGGCACCTGGAGGTCACAACCAAG GTCAATCCCCAGTTCTATGCGTTCAGGTGGATTACACTCTTGTTGACACAGGAATTTAATTTTGCGGATAGCATTCGCATTTGGGACACACTTCTAAGTGATCCAGAGGGTCCTCAG GAGACCTTGCTTCGCGTGTGCTGTGCTATGTTAATTCTTGTTCGAAGACGTCTGCTAGCTGGAGATTTCACTTCAAATCTTAAGCTACTTCAACACTACCCCTCAACAAACATCAGCCATCTGATGTATGTGGCCAATAAATTGCGCGCAAAACTGTCGTGTTAA
- the LOC116194696 gene encoding TBC1 domain family member 13-like isoform X1, with translation MVKKRVPDWLNNSLWSSRPPPDDERILRYADPDPPAEPPAPAAPAPDPPRPEPDDSRRRANDDENGVSESPSAEEISRQSQLLTELSSKVINMRELRRIASLGIPDGAGIRPVVWKLLLGYLPPDRALWLSELAKKRSQYKNFKTELLMNPSEITRRLEKSTSGDNDESKCQIRGVLRRSGLTHGEHPLSLGKSSIWNQFFQDAEIIEQIDRDVKRTHPDMPFFSGDSQYAKSNQEALRSILIVFAKLNPGIRYVQGMNEVLAPLFYVFRNDTDLDNARAAEADTFFCFSELLSGFRDNLCQQLDNSVVGIRSTLTRLSQLLKEHDEELWRHLEVTTKVNPQFYAFRWITLLLTQEFNFADSIRIWDTLLSDPEGPQETLLRVCCAMLILVRRRLLAGDFTSNLKLLQHYPSTNISHLMYVANKLRAKLSC, from the exons ATGGTCAAGAAGCGAGTGCCTGATTGGCTTAACAACTCGCTCTGGTCCTCGAGGCCCCCGCCCGACGATGAGCGCATCCTCCGGTACGCTGACCCCGACCCGCCTGCAGAGCCTCCGGCGCCGGCCGCCCCTGCCCCGGACCCTCCTAGGCCGGAGCCTGATGATTCCAGGAGACGCGCAAATGACGATGAAAACGGAGTTTCCGAAAGCCCTTCCGCCGAGGAAATCTCGCGACAGTCTCAGCTCTTGACGGAG CTGTCGAGTAAGGTGATAAACATGCGTGAGTTGAGGAGAATTGCGTCCCTGGGAATACCGGATGGTGCCGGGATTCGTCCAGTGGTGTGGAAG CTTTTGCTGGGGTATTTGCCCCCAGATCGTGCGCTTTGGCTGTCTGAACTTGCCAAGAAGAGATCACAGTACAAAAACTTCAAGACAGAGCTTTTGATGAATCCT TCAGAAATCACAAGGAGGTTGGAAAAATCCACAAGTGGTGACAATGATGAGTCAAAATGTCAAATTAGAGGTGTGCTTAGACGATCAGGACTAACTCATGGGGAGCATccattgagccttgggaagAGCAGCATCTGGAATCAGTTCTTTCAG GATGCAGAGATTATTGAACAGATTGATAGGGATGTCAAACGTACTCATCCAGACATGCCTTTCTTCTCTGGAGATTCACAATATGCAAAATCCAATCAG GAGGCTCTAAGGAGTATTCTGATTGTATTTGCAAAGTTAAATCCTGGCATAAGATATGTCCAAGGAATGAATGAGGTTTTGGCTCCACTATTCTATGTATTCAGAAACGATACTGATCTAGATAATGCG AGAGCAGCTGAGGCAGATACATTCTTTTGCTTCTCTGAGTTATTGAGTGGATTTCGAGATAACTTGTGTCAGCAACTGGACAACAGTGTCGTGGGAATCCGTTCAACACTTACAAGGTTGTCACAGCTCCTAAAGGAGCATGACGAGGAACTGTGGCGGCACCTGGAGGTCACAACCAAG GTCAATCCCCAGTTCTATGCGTTCAGGTGGATTACACTCTTGTTGACACAGGAATTTAATTTTGCGGATAGCATTCGCATTTGGGACACACTTCTAAGTGATCCAGAGGGTCCTCAG GAGACCTTGCTTCGCGTGTGCTGTGCTATGTTAATTCTTGTTCGAAGACGTCTGCTAGCTGGAGATTTCACTTCAAATCTTAAGCTACTTCAACACTACCCCTCAACAAACATCAGCCATCTGATGTATGTGGCCAATAAATTGCGCGCAAAACTGTCGTGTTAA